In the Ricinus communis isolate WT05 ecotype wild-type chromosome 3, ASM1957865v1, whole genome shotgun sequence genome, GTATGACTATATTAATAGAAGTAATCACAAGTCATGATATTTAGATAAATAGATCAGCAGCAAAGAACATGGCTTTCATTGACCTGTTTCAGAAGAACAGAGTTCAATTGGTTCATCTATGAGGTAACTGAGGCTATATGTTATGattttaaattacaaaaattggGTCAACTCGGAAGCCACTCTACCAAGCTCTTTTAGTGATgcagaataagaaaaaagaagtccAAGAGTATTGAAAATCTAACCTTTCATTTGATTTCAAAGTTTTTCTCAAGAGATTTAACTATTTGAGAGTTCTAATGGAGTTTCTTTATATGCATAATGTAATGGTTTAAATAACAATTACGGTCGTGATTGTGGTCGCAGTTGTCTGTAATGGAAATGGGCCTGTAACAGCCATAACATAACAGTACCAGACTACCGCTATGCaaatctttttgtaaaactgcAAAATACATAGAATTAATGGACTTTAAAAGAGTTCACTGGAATTAAGAAATACAACTATCTATGAgcataaattcattaaaaaataaaaaacaaaaaataaaaaggatgtATAGTCCATAGTTTTAAGTCAACATTGTATATAACTAAAACAATTAGCATAAAACACAATAGATATTTAagaatcatatatttttttggtaaAAGAATCATATACTGAACATACTATGACCACCAAAAAGAGAGTGTCTAGGAGGGCCTTTGAGTCTCTTCTTGGCTTTGAATTTAAAAGCTTGATCTTTTATATGCTTGTGTACCGTAGGTACTTTTAAAAGTGTTTCAAAAGTTTATGGATATCAATAGATCTACCTAATGAATGTTATTAATCTatgtcaagaaaaaaaaaattataaactacCCTTTTAAGAGTATAATGCAATTATTAAGCCAAATATAAGCACAAGGAAGAGACAGTGAAATACAACTTACTTCCTAAAAGAAATTCAGTATATACCCTtgattttttcatttaattgagTCCAAACTTGCCACTAATTCATGTTAAAACCCCAAGATTTTTGGCAACAGACCTATATGTATGTATTCAAGAAAAAGCAAGTTACAATTGGAAATAACAAGATAGAATTAGGACCTACTGTGTCAGCTGTAATCAACAAGGTTGCATGAGTATCCTCTTCCAATTTACCCATGTTTCGGAGCCTTGCTACAATGGCATCTGCCTaggaataaaacaaattaatacAGAAAAAGTAGGAAAATATGTTAGTGAAATAATAATGGGCCACGAGTTCAATAGCGCGCACACTAAAATATTCTCAAACATAGTTACACCCCATAATCAGCTTATCCATGGAGTGAAAAagcaaagaaattaaattattacgtAAAAAGAGTTGGGCTTTTTCTTCCATCAAGAAACTATGATTTCTATAAGAAAAATGCACAAATTCTATGCTGTAAGttcaaaagtaaaacaaaaattttggCCAAATGATCATGATTGGCTAAGTTGCAAATTATGTACCTCTTTCAAGGCCATTTATTAGTTACAAGTTTAGATTTAAAAGTAAGAAAGGAATCACTGGCATAGAAGTCAAACCTTTGCCTGAGCCAAAGCCATAACCAATTCCTCCGGCGTGTCTTTCCTTATGCTCTTTTCATCTATATCTGCAGTCTAAACTGAAATATCCATTAGACTTTCTAAGTCATATGATCATATCAAAAGCATCTAAAAGGGGACAGACACAGCACAAACTTgggatattttcttttctttcaaagttAACAAACTCTTTCGCAACAATGGCGCACACACACTTACAGACACAATGGAATCGAGCTACGTATGAATATACCATGATTGAGAACTCATAACCCATCTCGGACAGAATCCGCTTCCTTGCCATGGATGATGAACCCAATATTATCTGTCACTAATACACAGTCAACCAGAAGAGCAgctaggaaaagaaaaggttttgAATATTAACATAACAAACTGCTGACCAGTGCCATTGTGAAATCCAATTTTTAACAAAGAAATCCAAAACTccataatatcaattaaattctagAAGCGCTTGTTAACAAAGAAATTCAAAACTCCATAATATCATCTAAATTCTAGAAGCGCCATTATGCTTTTATATGCTATTCCCAGAGAAGCACTTGGTAGTGCTATGAAATGACAAGATTGTCTCTTAACTCCCTCAATCAAACAATTCTCAGttgcaaaagaaaacatataaaGGACAAGGCTTCAAGAGATTGCACATTTGCACTGAATCATGAGAACAGCAATTTATCAAGTTCCTAACCTTCATAGTCTCAAAATTTACATGATTGTGTTCAGAAGAGCCTTGAGTATGAATAGAATCTGTACTCCCGTATCTGCACTGTAGATTTGCAACCTTATATGCAAGGTGTAACAACtggaataaataaatcaagcaACATGCTTAATACATCAGCAATTTAATCCGTCAATGTCTAAAATAGCACTTGTAAcagttaaaaaatatcaaatcatTAACAATAACAAAATGGGTAAGGAAATCTCAAAACCTCATCAAAtgacttatataaataaatgacagaaaaaaaaagggcAGATGCAACTTTATACACTATGCACCAAACCTTAAATGAGGATTTGCACATGCccatttctctctctttcaagCTCCACTTACTTACAATCGCTACAGAAACAATACGTGGTCTTAACATAGTTGTCAAAGAAGTGAGACCCATCATGTCGCACAAAAGTTTAGGTGCACGCACAGCTGAATAGCAAGAAATGAATATTTGTtgtcatataaatataataagtaaACAAAATGAAAGCATCACAAAACTACTCAAAACTGAAAAATGAGATTACTACTTCTTGGTAGTGGAATTTGAATGAGTAAAGGGAACAGCGGTAGCAATTTGTCCACTCAAATAACAATCAGTCCCATCTGGGTTCAAATACACAGCTCTTACATAAAGTAACCATTCTTTAAACCAAAAACAAAGCAAGAACTCATTTTAGCGAATAGTTCTCGGAGTTCTAAAATCATACCTCGACGTCTGAAATGTCGCCGGTCAGAAGTGCGGTGACCAACTGTCAAGCGACTGTATCAACAGCAAACAAAGTATATCTTTTCTTGTTGGTAGGACAAGAAAGGAGCCTTTTGCGGCTGGTTACTACTTGGGTCAATTCTCCTAAATCTAATCTCTTATCATTGATTTGTTTGTGTTCCAAATGGAAAAACCGGATTTACTTCCTTTTTTAGTTTTGGCAAAATCGACTACTATTactttatgtttatttgaaatttagtttatacagaaaataaaatagaaataataatttttttttttttaagaaaaagatatttcatttattagaCAAAACAGCCTCCTTGAAAAGGATAGGCTCAATACAACTAGAAACACTAGCCCAAGTAGAAAAACTAGTATAAAAACATGATTCTCTTACTAAAACATGAGTAACCATGTTAGCTTGTCTTTGAACGAAATACACACTAAAATTATGTCCACATAAAAGAAGATCAACACACACAGCAACGATGACTTCAAAGTCAGACCAGTCTCCTTTGGAATTGTTACTTAGAGCCTAGCGAAGCAATTCCCTAAAGGCAACTGTCTCAACAGCTCGTACCTCAAACTATTCGGAAACGGCATGAGCCATGCACTGTACCATTTTGCTTAAAAAATCTCTAACCACCGCCACCATACCTACTCTAGAGCTAGATGGGGTAAAAGGTCCGTTGGTACCAATCCTTTGGTACATGTTTCCAATTGGTACCagttctttgatttttttctttttggtatcATAACATCAATTTCCATTTCAGGCCAAAGTACCAATTGGGATTCTGGCCAATTTTTTATGCTGCG is a window encoding:
- the LOC8279555 gene encoding 7-methyl-GTP pyrophosphatase, with translation MMGLTSLTTMLRPRIVSVAIVSKWSLKEREMGMCKSSFKLLHLAYKVANLQCRYGSTDSIHTQGSSEHNHVNFETMKIILGSSSMARKRILSEMGYEFSIMTADIDEKSIRKDTPEELVMALAQAKADAIVARLRNMGKLEEDTHATLLITADTVVVYKGMVREKPTSKEEARYFIKGYSGSHAAVVGSVLVTNLATGKRKGAWERAEVYFHDIPDEIIDNLIEERVTFNVAGGLMLEHPLTSPYVEAVVGSADTVMGLSKALTEKLIAEVL